A single Neoarius graeffei isolate fNeoGra1 chromosome 23, fNeoGra1.pri, whole genome shotgun sequence DNA region contains:
- the LOC132871566 gene encoding gamma-crystallin M2-like, producing MGRSYECSSDCSDMSSYLSRCHSCRVEGGCWMVYDRPNFMGNQYFIRRGEYPDYMSNWGWGNNYIRSCRMIPMYRGSYRMKIYERDNYMGQMTELTDDCDSIMDRYHWSGGCHSCHVMDGHWLMYEHPHYRGRMWYFRPGEYRNFRDYGNMNFMSARRIMDSWY from the exons ATGGGCCGCTCTTATGAGTGCAGCAGCGACTGTTCCGACATGTCCTCCTACCTGAGCCGCTGCCACTCGTGCAGGGTAGAGGGCGGCTGCTGGATGGTGTACGATCGCCCCAACTTCATGGGAAACCAATACTTCATCAGGAGGGGCGAGTACCCTGACTACATGAGCAACTGGGGCTGGGGCAACAACTACATCAGGTCCTGCCGCATGATCCCCATG TACAGGGGCTCCTACAGAATGAAGATCTATGAGAGAGATAACTACATGGGTCAGATGACTGAGCTAACTGACGACTGCGACTCCATCATGGATCGCTACCACTGGTCCGGAGGGTGCCACTCGTGTCACGTGATGGACGGCCACTGGCTCATGTACGAGCATCCCCACTACAGAGGCAGGATGTGGTACTTCAGGCCCGGAGAGTACCGTAACTTCAGGGACTACGGCAACATGAACTTCATGAGCGCGAGGCGCATCATGGACTCCTGGTATTAA